GTTGCAACTACTTTGACTTTGTAAAGACTTGGAGttgtaatatatttatattttaagaaagatttttataattaattaattaattaaattattttctaattaaataaagtaaattaagGATAGTATTGACCTTTTCATAAGTTGAATGAAGGATAATCTAGTCATTTTAGTTATTATAAAACTATTCCTCattaatagtttttagtaaatcCACATCCCACcgaatttaactttatttttgtaattaaaattttggcaacaattttgaaaattttgatagttTAGTCATccacttttcatttttaaaaaaaaaaatcatgataaaaataataagtatcaaaataattttgattttcaatatttttaaataaatttttaagggGAAATCAAGAGTTTGATTGATTAtgtgattaaaaaatagttttttatttttaaaaacaaaaaaaaaatgtttttaaaattttaaaatgttagttattatttttttgtttccatttttttttaaaaaaatgaaacaaagaatAGAGTTTGTCTtcgatttaaaaatagttttcaatttttaaaaataaaaaattgttttcaaaaatttatgaCAATTTAACtactatttttttgaaataatttttaaaaataaagtgaaatagaaaacaatttttaaaaaataagtaagaattattttaaaaatctgtttttaaaaattatttatcattctttagtttaaaaacaattttaaaaaaataaacataagaaaatatgatcaaatatCCCTAATACTCACCCTCACCCTACGTTCCAttctcaatatattttttttaaatattataatttattttattaaaaagtaaatttcttattttataagtgttaaaaaggaacataaaaaattaaattaaattattttttaaaattaattatatatggaTGGGAGAAAACAATTCTTGAAGTTATTCTCAacgggtttttaaaaaaacaaatttcaaaacagCTTCTaacccatttattttaattccaaatcgacactttatttgattcattgaaagtttgaaactcacaaaaaaaaaaagaaaaaaataaaagaagaagggggcaattaaaagtattttaatcaaaatcactTTTGCGTCTGCCAAACAGGCCTTAAGCTTGAAGGACAAAAGACAGCTCCAAGACCAACTAATGGCGGTTACATTCAACGTCACTAAATGAGCCAATAAGAAATAACTACATTCTGTCGGCAGCCCAACCACCTCAGAACTCTCCACATCATCATCTGACCCCACTTAGCTAGGTCCCGCATGACATGGCATAATCCACAAATTACCCATGCACCTCACTCACACCCAATCCCGGCCGCCTCACTCTCATCATCTTCACTCTGTAGGGAGCAAGAGAAAAAGTACTGCTTTTTTTGCGGTTTTTGAGAACAGCGTTTTTGATTTGATTCAATGTTGGTCCAGGACCGTAAAATCATTAAACCCTCAAAAACCCAGTCCACTAAACCCCAAGAACACTTCAATTTCTCCACATGGGTCTCCTCCAATTTCCCCAAAATCATCGTCATTTCCCTCCTAATCGTCACCGTGGCCGTCGTGTTCTTCGTGCGCAACGATGCCGTTGCGATCCTCTACAGCGGCAAATCGAGGTCCAAAAGCCTCAAACCCATCCAATTCCCTAAAATCAGCTTCAGTTCGATCCCACCCAACTCCGATAAGTCCTCACCCTTTGCTACGTTTCGCTCCGAGCGGTGGATCGTCGTTTCAGTGTCGAATTATCCGTCCGATTCGCTTCGGAGTCTGGTCAAAATCAAGGGATGGCAGGTGCTGGCCGTTGGGAATTCGAGGACGCCGGCGAATTGGGAGCTCAAGGGTGCGATTTTCTTGTCATTGGAGCAGCAAGCAAAATTGGAGTTTAGGATTTTGGAGTACCTTCCGTATGATTCTTACGTTAGGAAGAGCGTTGGGTATCTTTTTGCAATCCAACATGGGGCGAAAATGATATTTGATGCTGAAGATAGAGGGGAAGTGATTGATTGGGAAGTGGGAAAACGTTTTGATTTGGATTTATTCGGGGTTGATGCAATGCAGGAGAGAATTTTACAGTATAATCGCGAGAACCCGAATAGAACGGTTGTGAATCCGTATATTCATTTTGGGCAGAGGTCAGTTTGGCCTAGAGGGTTGCCATTAGAGAAGGTGGGTGAGATTGTGCATGAAGAGTACTATAATGAGGTATTTGGTGGGATGCAATTCATTCAACAGGGCATATCTAATGGCCTTCCTGATGTGGATTCGGTCTTTTATTTAACTCGGAAGTTGGATTCGGAAGCGTTTGATATGAGTTTTGATGAGCATGCCTTGAAGGTGGCTTTACCACAGGGTGTAATGGTGCCATTGAATTCCTTTAATACATTGTTTCATTCCAATGCATTTTGGGGTTTGATGCTTCCGGTTTCTGTTAGTTCAATGGCTTCTGATGTCTTGAGGGGTTACTGGGCACAGAGGCTGTTGTGGGAGGTTGGTGGTTTTGTTGTGGTTTACCCTCCCACAATTTATCGGAAGGATGAGATTGAAGCATATCCATTTTCAGAGGAGAAGGATCTTCATGTAAACGTTGGTCGTCTTATTAAGTACTTAGTTTCTTGGAGATCGGGAAAGCATAGGTTGTTTGAGAAAATTATGGAATTAAGTTATTCATTGGCAAAAGAAGGCTTCTGGACTGAGAGGGATGTGAAATTCACTGGTGCTTGGCTTCAGGATTTGCTTGCAGTTGGGTACCAGCAGCCGAGGCTGATGGCACTAGAGTTGGATCGACCAAGGGCAAGCAGTGGTGATGCTGATAGGAAGGAATTTATTCCTCGTAAACTGCCTTCTGTTCATCTTGCAGTTGAGGAATCAGGGGCTGTGAATTATGAGATTGGGAATCTGATTAGGTGGAGGAAGAGTTTTAGCAATGTTGTGATGATCCTGTTTGTTAGTGGGCCAGTGGAACGCACTGCTCTGGAATGGAGATTGCTTTATGGCCGGATATTCAAAACTGTGGTTATTCTTTCAGCAAAGTCTGATGTAGATCTAGCGGTTGAGGAGGCCCATCCGGATCAAGTATACAAGTAAGTTGCTAAGATCATAATATATCTTTATCACCTATCTTATCCTGCCTAACACATACAATGCTATTCAAATTGGTTCTCCATCAAGCatagaaataatgaaaatatggaTTAATGAACTTTATTTTAGTAAATGCTAGTTTAAAAGATGAATTTATCTGCTACTATATGTCAACAAGCAAGATGATGACATTTCTTTTGTACACGATCCTTTATATGTCtgagttttttaatttatttaagctTTTTGTCCTATGAGGTAGCAGATGTGGGACTGAAGCTCTAATATCATATCTCTTGTTGTACAAACAGTTAATTGAGATAAAGATgttctaaatttctaatataaaatatttaggGAAGAATCACCACAAGTATTTCTCTTAGTAATTGAACCTGATgctttgaaataaaattgtttcttGGGGCAACAAGCTACATGGAGTTCTTGGAAAATTCTTTTTCATGGAAAGTGGGTCCAAGGGCATGGGGTTACATtgcaattcaaacaaaaaagagaGGAGCCGGAGTAGTGGATGGGAGATGGTTTGCAAGTGACGTTGTAGGCTGTTTTTGGGGCTGCTGTTGGCTGGCTTAGAGGGGTTGTTGTTGGTTGCTGCTGTAGGTTGTGTTTGTTATGCTgggggtttcttgtttttctagGCTTTGGAGTGACGTTATTTGATTCGAGTGttggtttgttttttctcttcccTATTGCTTGTTTTCAGTTGCATCTTGCATACTCCGTGTGTACTTTGTGCGCTTTTTCCAAGCACTTTTAATTTACTTTGCattgtttacctatcaaaaaaaaaaaacaaaaaacaaaaggcaTGGGGCTACATGAATGCTATCAAAACgcgaggattttttaggataaagcaaggaattcagaatatctttgggactctattgttttccttgcttctctttgggctttctgttccaaggtttttaaggagactccccttaatgtgctACAACTTGATTGATTAGCGgtgtgtactccataaggaATGGTCCTTTATAGAGTGTTTGCTTGTTTTACAGTGTAATTTCCtatagtttagttttctttggcgggaggatttctcatctttctatttgtacttctttttatctatcaatatatatttgtgttgtttccaatcaaaaataaaataaaattttatcaatggAAAGTGGGTATGTGAATGCTGTTATTGGAGTTGATGCTCACTATAATACGGCTAACCATGTTTCATGAAGCCAAATATGCCTTTAAGCAATGATATATTATTGCATCCAAAACAAGGATGTTGAGGTAGATGGGTGGCAACACAAGAAAGGATACAATTAGAGAACCATGCATTTGTAAGACGGTAAAAGTAGAATCACATGGAGACAAGATGAAGGCGTTTGAGATATGTGTGCCAAAGATCAATGACTTGATTCAGACTCAAAACTCTTTTAAGGAAGATGATTGTGTAGTTGACACTAAATGGTTTTTGTTAGGCTATGGTAACCCTAGTTTTAAATCAGGTCTAGCTaatatattgatattgattttaatgTGGGAAAGGAATATCAAGGAAAAGATAAATGTGTTGTATCTGTTGTATCACACACAAGAAGAAATTCCATTAGGATATACACATGGTTCTTGCAATAGTCTGAATTTGTCCAACAATGATATATGATTAAGACCATGCAAAGTGATACCAATCTATTGTTGAGTGTTTTCTCATGTAGACAACAGCTTCACAAATAGAGTGCATGTAATCTTGATATTTATCACCATTGACAGTACAGAATATTTAGATGGGACTCAGAATAACTACCTAGGCTGCATGGTGTATCGACCAGTTGATCCATGGGCCCTTGACCGTGTATCACAATTAGGATATTTTAGTTTGGCATGGGGagtgaatattttgttttgttgctAATGATGTAGAGGCTTTAGATAGTCAGTTTCAGATGGCAGTCAGAGGTGAGTGATTTTTGGAACTTGAGTTTGTGAGAGAGTTTCAGGAATGGGACTTCTAGGGAACAATCCTTGAGGTGCAAATTAGCTAGTTGGCAGAGTGTGGACTGAGACAGAAGGATTGTTAGTTTTCAGTTAGATATCATTTCCAGATTTTATAGCCTAGTCGTTTCTCTGGTATCAGAGTTGTGGAACAATGTTGCCAATCCTGGGTGGCATTCTTTGTCTAGGCTGCAGCATGGATAAAATTCTGACCCTGGACCATCTAAAATCTAGAGGCTGGAGCATGCAAAATGGGTGGAGTAGGCCATTTTGCTCCAGATGCACTAAAATAAGCTCCTCATAGCCATCCTCCACACTTTCCTCTGGCACTTGTCCAAATCCCAAGCTGCTGGGTAGTAAGAATGTCTAAGGTGTTTAGTGCTggcttttgccttttttttttttttttttttgtttccccaCATCCAAGTATACTCACTGACATCtttgatgttttcttttataaataattttgtattaactattgaaaaaagaattaaGTAGTGGCAGTACTAGTAGTGATGGTTGTGGTGAAGGATGTTGACAACCCTTTCAGTTGTAAAAGGATGTTGATTCCAAAGAAGATGACAAGGATTCTTTGAGGATGACGGATAAAATGAGAATCACTTGGATTATAAAGGATTTCTCTATGAAAACTTAGGTACTTTCCTAGATTTATGTATGAACCTGCAACGGGAGACCATCTTATATTTGGAAAGTGAATAACAAGGTCTTCATGTGCTCTTTACTAGTAAAATACCAAGTAGCATGATACTCAGGATTTtcatatatgacaaaacaaaaccataaaaataaaaaataaataaaaaaatgctttgGGAGCTTCAAGATTCTAGATACCTGATCGCAGTGCCACATCATGTTCtcgaataaaaaattgaaaagggaAACAGGCAAGGAATTCATGTACAATCAGGGGATGATGCTTGGGAACTATGTTCTAGAAAATTCAATGGCATATTTCACTGAATTAAGATCCAGTACAGATTATTTGAAGTGACTTTCTTATATGAAATCAAGGATTTGGATGTTGTTTTCTTCAGCTAGATTTAATAATAGTTGCTAAGtattgtttattcttttttgtttataacTAGAACAATTGGTTGTTGTTTTAATTTGTAATGACAGGTAAGCTTTCTTGTGTGATAATGATGTGGATCTGCAACAATCCTTGTAAAAGATTTCATAGTTATTAACAACTTAATGAATAATGTACAGATATCTGCCcaagatttttgaaagatttagTAGTGCAGAAGGGTTCCTGTTCCTCCAGGACAATACCATCCTCAATTACTGGAATTTGATGCAAGGAGACAAAACGAAGCTGTGGATCACTGACAAGGTAATGTATACCTTAAACATAATATTCTCAGTACTTCCCAGCACAGTCTGATCTCTCTTGCCCTAACTTCATCTGATGCAGGTGCCTCAGTCTTGGACTACCATCTCACTCATTGGGAACAACTCAGTATGGTTttcaaaacaagcaaaaatGGTAAAGAAAGTTGTGAACACAATGCCTGTTCATCTTCAGGTCGGTTACAAGGAAAGTAGTACGAGCGAGCCAAGTCTCACCATCTGCAGTTCTGAGGTGTTTTACATTCCTCAGAGCTTTGTAGGTGACTTTGTGGACCTAGTAGGTCTAGTTGGAAACGCGAAAATCCATCATAAGGTTGCTTTGCCAATGTTCTTCATGGCAATGGATTCGCCTCTTAACTTTGACTCCTTGCTTAATACAATGATTTATAACACAGAAGCTTTATCAAGTAATCCTTCAGACTACTATTCTGCTAAAGTAGCTGCAGTGCACCCATGGAGCATTTCCAGTGAGCCAGACTTCATCAAACTGATAAGACTCATGGCAGCAGGTGACCCTCTCCTAATGGAGCTGTTCTAAAGGCTGTTGGAGCAGTTGAGACTCAAGAACTTGTAAGAGTAAGAATCCATGCCACTTTGTTCCATTACACAGATAAGCTATTATTTTTGGGGGCCTGAAATGAGAAggtatc
This DNA window, taken from Vitis riparia cultivar Riparia Gloire de Montpellier isolate 1030 chromosome 13, EGFV_Vit.rip_1.0, whole genome shotgun sequence, encodes the following:
- the LOC117929101 gene encoding probable glycosyltransferase STELLO2 yields the protein MLVQDRKIIKPSKTQSTKPQEHFNFSTWVSSNFPKIIVISLLIVTVAVVFFVRNDAVAILYSGKSRSKSLKPIQFPKISFSSIPPNSDKSSPFATFRSERWIVVSVSNYPSDSLRSLVKIKGWQVLAVGNSRTPANWELKGAIFLSLEQQAKLEFRILEYLPYDSYVRKSVGYLFAIQHGAKMIFDAEDRGEVIDWEVGKRFDLDLFGVDAMQERILQYNRENPNRTVVNPYIHFGQRSVWPRGLPLEKVGEIVHEEYYNEVFGGMQFIQQGISNGLPDVDSVFYLTRKLDSEAFDMSFDEHALKVALPQGVMVPLNSFNTLFHSNAFWGLMLPVSVSSMASDVLRGYWAQRLLWEVGGFVVVYPPTIYRKDEIEAYPFSEEKDLHVNVGRLIKYLVSWRSGKHRLFEKIMELSYSLAKEGFWTERDVKFTGAWLQDLLAVGYQQPRLMALELDRPRASSGDADRKEFIPRKLPSVHLAVEESGAVNYEIGNLIRWRKSFSNVVMILFVSGPVERTALEWRLLYGRIFKTVVILSAKSDVDLAVEEAHPDQVYKYLPKIFERFSSAEGFLFLQDNTILNYWNLMQGDKTKLWITDKVPQSWTTISLIGNNSVWFSKQAKMVKKVVNTMPVHLQVGYKESSTSEPSLTICSSEVFYIPQSFVGDFVDLVGLVGNAKIHHKVALPMFFMAMDSPLNFDSLLNTMIYNTEALSSNPSDYYSAKVAAVHPWSISSEPDFIKLIRLMAAGDPLLMELF